The following proteins come from a genomic window of Winogradskyella sp. PC-19:
- a CDS encoding cytochrome-c peroxidase — MKKTIYILVISIIFSSCSNNDNDGYTPVALDLEIPEIFSNNIIPPVIPVDNPQTVEGVALGKRLFFDRILSSDQSIACASCHSPQNAFTDERIVSAGVNGTLGNRNSMPLFNLAWNYNERFSWDGKELSLERQALEPVENPIEMHSDWGDVVDRLSNHPEYPELFRRAFNTEDITKELTTKAIAQFERTLISANSKFDRYSLNQATLTPQELNGLDVFLREDKGDCFHCHGNPNNPLWTDNDFHNNGLDATFTDLGLGAVTGDPNDNGKFRSPSLRNLAFTAPYMHDGRFATINEVIDFYSEGLQNSATIDPLMKNIDQGGVQLSSQDKADLKAFLLTLSDPSFINNPSFQN, encoded by the coding sequence TTGAAAAAAACCATCTACATATTAGTTATTAGTATAATTTTTAGCTCTTGTTCAAATAATGATAATGATGGTTACACACCTGTTGCATTAGATTTAGAAATTCCTGAGATATTTTCCAACAATATCATTCCTCCAGTAATTCCGGTAGATAATCCTCAAACCGTTGAAGGTGTCGCTTTAGGAAAACGCTTGTTTTTTGATAGAATTTTATCTAGTGATCAATCTATAGCTTGTGCAAGTTGCCACAGTCCACAAAATGCATTTACTGACGAAAGAATCGTGAGTGCTGGAGTCAACGGTACATTAGGAAACCGAAACTCAATGCCGCTTTTTAATTTGGCCTGGAATTACAACGAACGTTTTTCTTGGGATGGTAAAGAATTAAGCCTTGAAAGACAAGCCTTAGAACCAGTAGAAAATCCTATAGAAATGCATAGTGATTGGGGTGATGTTGTTGATAGATTGTCAAATCATCCTGAATACCCAGAATTATTTAGACGTGCTTTTAATACCGAAGACATAACAAAAGAGTTAACTACAAAGGCTATTGCTCAGTTTGAAAGAACATTGATTTCAGCAAATTCTAAATTTGACAGATATTCTCTTAATCAAGCAACTTTAACACCTCAAGAGCTAAATGGTTTAGATGTTTTTCTGAGGGAAGATAAAGGCGACTGTTTTCATTGTCATGGTAACCCTAATAATCCACTATGGACAGATAATGACTTTCATAACAACGGTCTTGATGCTACATTTACGGATTTAGGTTTGGGTGCTGTCACTGGTGACCCAAATGATAATGGAAAATTTAGGTCGCCATCACTTCGAAATTTAGCATTTACAGCACCATATATGCACGATGGTCGTTTTGCAACTATAAATGAAGTTATTGATTTCTACAGCGAAGGCTTACAAAATTCAGCAACTATCGATCCATTAATGAAAAATATAGATCAAGGCGGTGTACAACTTTCATCACAAGACAAAGCAGATTTAAAGGCATTTTTACTAACACTTTCTGACCCTTCTTTTATAAATAATCCTTCATTTCAGAATTAA